One segment of Leeia aquatica DNA contains the following:
- a CDS encoding SMP-30/gluconolactonase/LRE family protein gives MTSSRLSLLLAAVLTAATVSAAPAVTPPPQTDLARQWGLPDDFYPESITADSRGNVYVSSFRQGAVARLLPGQQQAQVFIPSGSNGLVSAQGLVVDEARNTLWVCSGDFGYSTAAPAASALKRFDLQTGAPMASYPLPGGGYCNDMALDSKGTLYITDSIQPRILRWRSHSAGLEVWAQGGVLAAGRSGLTLNGIALDGDDTLYLSKVDAENYLVQIPVNADGTAGQPSQVQFPRTLQRVDGLRRLTHGQLVFFENDVGGPQSAISLARITGETATVQTLADARTAPTPSSGTIVGKRVYYLNSKFSQLLAYPPQQLHQLPVGVPFSIQVLDLP, from the coding sequence ATGACATCCTCGCGCTTATCCCTGTTGCTGGCTGCCGTCTTGACCGCCGCCACCGTCAGCGCAGCACCCGCCGTCACCCCGCCACCACAGACCGACCTCGCCCGGCAGTGGGGCCTGCCGGATGACTTTTATCCGGAGAGCATCACCGCAGACAGCCGGGGGAACGTCTATGTCAGCAGTTTCCGCCAGGGCGCGGTAGCGCGCCTGTTGCCCGGCCAGCAGCAAGCGCAGGTGTTCATCCCCAGCGGCAGCAATGGGCTGGTCAGCGCACAAGGGCTGGTGGTCGATGAAGCCCGCAACACCCTCTGGGTCTGCTCGGGTGACTTTGGCTACAGCACGGCCGCACCCGCCGCCTCGGCCCTGAAGCGCTTTGACCTGCAGACGGGCGCGCCCATGGCCAGCTACCCGCTGCCGGGTGGCGGCTACTGCAACGACATGGCGCTGGACAGCAAAGGCACGCTCTACATTACCGACTCCATCCAGCCGCGCATCCTGCGCTGGCGCAGCCACAGCGCCGGGCTGGAAGTCTGGGCGCAAGGGGGCGTACTGGCCGCCGGCCGCAGCGGGCTCACCCTCAACGGCATCGCACTGGACGGCGATGACACGCTCTACCTCTCCAAGGTGGATGCCGAAAACTACCTGGTGCAAATCCCGGTCAACGCCGACGGCACGGCGGGCCAACCCAGTCAGGTGCAGTTCCCGCGAACCCTGCAGCGGGTAGACGGCCTGCGACGGCTGACCCACGGGCAACTGGTGTTCTTTGAAAATGACGTGGGCGGGCCACAATCCGCCATCAGCCTCGCCCGTATCACCGGTGAGACCGCCACCGTACAGACCCTGGCCGATGCCCGCACCGCACCCACCCCCTCGTCCGGCACGATAGTCGGCAAGCGCGTGTACTACCTGAACTCAAAATTCAGCCAGCTACTGGCCTATCCCCCCCAGCAACTGCACCAGCTGCCAGTGGGCGTCCCCTTTTCCATACAAGTCTTGGACTTGCCGTAA
- the mgrA gene encoding L-glyceraldehyde 3-phosphate reductase, whose translation MYQAHADRYERIPYRRCGRSGLKLPALSLGTWHNFGGHVAMEQQREMLRTAFDLGITHFDLANNYGPPPGSAEECMGQHLRQDFRPYRDELIISTKAGWSMWPGPYGTSNSSRKYLLASLDQSLQRLGLDYVDIFYSHRYDPDTPLEETMGALASSVQQGKALYVGISSYPPEQTRQAAELLQQMGVRCLIHQPNYSMLNRWVEHGLLDELARQGMGCIAFSPLAQGLLTNKYLNGTPQDARVNRPGGSSIDEVLTEANLNRVRALNRIAEQRGQSLAQMAVAWLLRDPRMTSVLIGASRPAQIIELVAALQNADFSAEELAAIEPHTVAGGFDQ comes from the coding sequence ATGTACCAAGCCCATGCCGACCGTTACGAGCGCATTCCTTACCGACGCTGTGGCCGCAGTGGGCTGAAATTGCCCGCGCTGTCGCTGGGTACCTGGCACAATTTTGGCGGCCATGTGGCAATGGAGCAGCAACGCGAGATGCTGCGCACGGCGTTTGATCTGGGCATCACCCATTTTGATCTCGCCAACAACTACGGCCCGCCGCCGGGCAGCGCTGAGGAATGCATGGGGCAGCACCTGCGGCAGGATTTTCGCCCCTACCGCGACGAGCTGATCATCTCCACCAAGGCAGGCTGGAGCATGTGGCCCGGCCCCTATGGCACCAGCAACAGCTCGCGCAAATACCTGCTGGCGAGCCTGGACCAGAGCCTGCAGCGGCTGGGGCTGGACTATGTGGACATTTTCTACTCGCACCGCTACGACCCGGATACCCCGCTGGAAGAGACCATGGGCGCGCTGGCCAGCAGTGTGCAGCAAGGCAAGGCGCTGTATGTGGGCATCTCCAGCTACCCGCCGGAGCAAACCCGGCAAGCGGCTGAGCTGCTACAGCAGATGGGCGTGCGCTGCCTGATCCACCAGCCCAACTACAGCATGCTCAACCGCTGGGTGGAGCATGGCCTGCTGGATGAGCTGGCGCGACAAGGCATGGGCTGCATCGCCTTCAGCCCGCTGGCGCAGGGTCTGCTGACCAACAAATACCTGAACGGCACGCCGCAGGACGCCCGGGTCAACCGCCCCGGCGGCAGCTCCATCGACGAAGTGCTGACCGAGGCCAACCTCAACCGCGTGCGTGCCCTTAACCGCATCGCCGAGCAGCGCGGGCAAAGCCTGGCGCAAATGGCCGTGGCCTGGCTACTGCGCGACCCACGCATGACCTCGGTACTGATCGGCGCCAGCCGCCCGGCGCAAATCATCGAGCTGGTCGCCGCCCTGCAAAACGCCGACTTCAGCGCCGAAGAACTGGCCGCCATTGAGCCGCATACGGTGGCCGGGGGCTTTGATCAGTAA